One genomic region from Manis pentadactyla isolate mManPen7 chromosome 12, mManPen7.hap1, whole genome shotgun sequence encodes:
- the STX11 gene encoding syntaxin-11 has translation MKDRLSELRELTKHYDEQSADGDNDFDLPHEDIVFETDPILQSLFKDIQAIQNEVQQLMVDVKRLGKQNARFLTSMRRLSSIKRDTDSIAKDIKTRGNNIYSKLRTIKVETDASESHRGANSAVVRIARAHYNVLIRALQHAMNEYNQAEMKQRDNCKVRIQRQLEIMGKDISGEEIEDMLEEGRWDVFSENLMADMRGTRAALNEIESRHRELLQLESRISAVHDIFLGVALLMEEQADTVNVIETQVKKARDYISQAKVRIRQAEHYEKKNPCRTLCCFCCPCLNYQSGPRRKTLGRPSAPQPAARCLRPCGPQTLEKKAA, from the coding sequence ATGAAGGACCGGCTCTCAGAACTTAGGGAGTTAACCAAGCACTATGACGAGCAGTCCGCAGATGGGGATAATGACTTTGACTTGCCCCACGAGGACATTGTGTTCGAGACAGACCCCATCCTGCAGTCCTTGTTTAAAGACATCCAGGCCATTCAGAATGAAGTCCAGCAGCTGATGGTCGACGTGAAGCGGCTAGGAAAGCAGAACGCCCGCTTCCTCACGTCCATGCGGAGGCTTAGCAGCATCAAGCGCGACACCGACTCCATTGCCAAGGACATCAAGACCCGGGGCAATAACATCTACAGCAAGCTGCGCACCATAAAGGTGGAGACCGACGCATCCGAGTCCCACCGCGGTGCCAACTCTGCCGTGGTGCGCATAGCGCGCGCACACTACAACGTGCTCATCAGAGCCCTCCAGCACGCCATGAACGAGTACAACCAGGCCGAGATGAAGCAGCGCGACAACTGCAAGGTCCGCATCCAGCGCCAGCTGGAGATCATGGGCAAGGACATCTCGGGCGAGGAGATTGAGGACATGTtggaggagggcaggtgggacgTGTTCTCCGAGAACCTGATGGCCGACATGAGGGGCACGCGTGCGGCCTTGAATGAGATAGAGAGCCGGCACCGCGAACTGCTGCAGCTGGAGAGCCGCATCTCTGCGGTGCATGACATCTTCCTGGGCGTGGCGCTGCTGATGGAGGAGCAGGCAGACACCGTGAACGTCATCGAGACCCAGGTGAAGAAGGCCAGGGACTACATCAGCCAGGCCAAAGTGCGCATACGCCAGGCCGAGCACTATGAGAAGAAGAACCCCTGTCGGACCCTGTGCTGCTTTTGCTGTCCCTGCCTCAACTATCAGTCAGGCCCCCGCCGGAAAACCCTGGGAAGACCTTCTGCGCCCCAGCCTGCGGCGCGTTGCTTACGTCCCTGTGGACCTCAGACTTTAGAGAAGAAAGCGGCTTGA